Within Wyeomyia smithii strain HCP4-BCI-WySm-NY-G18 chromosome 2, ASM2978416v1, whole genome shotgun sequence, the genomic segment CGTCCTTCAATCTGAGAGTGGAAGTAACGGAAAGCAGCGGTGGAGTGGGAGTTCAGCACGGCAGGGTCCTGCGATGGGTCGTAATCGTTGATGTAGTCACCTCCCTTGGCGTTGTAGATCAGGCGGTTCTTGAGCATGTTTTCCTTGCCGAGGAAGATTGGGAGCCATTCGTAGTAGTTGATGTGCTGATACTGAGCAACGTTGATACGGCGGGCTTCCTGGAACAGCAGTTCGTCATCCCAGTGCGGGTTGTACTTCTGCAGCTGGTCAGCGATGCGGTTGTGCTCACGAAGCAACATAATCTGCAGGATGGTCAAGCCTGGGTTCTGGTTGACACGGGAATCACCGGCCAGGTAGCAAACTTCATTGCGAGAAACCAGATCACAATCGGTGGTGGCATTCGGACTGTTCGGTGGCCATTCGTAGCCGTCACGGACAACGGTAGCCATGCGTCCTCCGTGGAAGGCACGGAGTCCGGCATTTTGCTGGTCAGAGTTACCGTACACTAGCGACAAATCCAACCATGAGGTAACCGTTGTAAGCTGTTCGGCTGGCTCCGAGGGATGGGATGGTGTGCACTGGTCTTGACGAGTGGTCAGCGTACGGACAAAGTTGATGCATTCGGTTCCGGTTTGCGAGTGGGCTGGATCGTTATCTGGGACGATGATTGGATAGCAGGTGCTCGGCGCGTTGGATTTTCCGATCAATTTTCCATCATCGGTACAACATCTGGTTGCGTGTTTTTCTGTCAAGTTAGGGTTAGTCGATTAGGGTGAGGAACTGTCAAGTGATTCTATTTTGAAAGAACTTACTAGATTGGGTACCGCCAGCCTGTAGACTCATATCGTGCGTCATGATTTGTCCCCATTGCATGTTGGCCAGGGTGAATTGTGGGTCTGGGACGTCCTCCTCACCGAAGACGATGAGCGAAACGAGACGAGCGTTGGGCAGCTCTTCACCGGTAACGGAAGTGGTTGGAGTGGAGATGCCATCGCCGTATTTCGGAGTCAGCAGACGGCCATACGGGCGGTTTGGTGTTCCCCAGGTTGGGTTCTGCAGATTGTTACAGGATCCGTCCAGCGTACGATAGCGAGAATGCGAGCACACTGGGGGTGCTGGACATTGGGTGACCGGATTGTAGGCACTCAGGAATGGAACGGTGTACTTGGTTTTACCGATCAGGGGTCTGCAAATAGGCTAGTGTTAGAGAGATTGCTTGGTGTGGTTAAGTTCGAAACCTACGCATAATGTGGGCTGGAATGGACCAGATGTGCCGAGGGTGCGTACAGAGAGGGTTTGGATAGGACACGGGCCTGCGGTTGCTCGTGATGGATCACGCTGTAGGAGGTGGCCACGTTGATGGCGTTGGTTTGGGTCAGCGCAAGCAACGCTGTTGCCACGACGAACAGCATCATCTGCgaagaaaaataatagaaaagaaAATGTAATAAAATGAAAAGGAACCGTTGTAATTAATGAGACATTGACATGCAATGCATCGTTTTTATGTATGCATTATTCAATTTGTTTGCATACTTAGTCGCAATTGCGCACCGAAGAGTACTTTTTACCGACCACCAAATCAGCTCGAGTAACTTGCGCTCGAGCGGGTCTTAATTTGTAAACGATATTACCGAGCCCCGAGGAGGGCTTTCGCGTTGAATAGCGACCAGTTGGGCGGCACAAGTACCGACTTCTCGGCACCTCGGGAGGCACTTTAGGGTAGATaaatgcaaattaaaaaaagctaCCAAGCTTCTGCAACCTCAGTGGCAAACGATTTTCTCATTCTATCTTTAAATTCGGACGGAGTGATTCATGGGAGGGTGGAGGGTTTTGTTGGTTTACATCGCACCAGGCCGTGCGCCGATACATTGTAGTTCAGTATGCCAACGAGGTCCATTCTGGTGGCGCCCTGAGGGGCGGCGGAGATCCGAGTATCATTAGCAACTTTATCCGAGGCAGTCATAAAGGTTGTGTGGCAAAGGCCACTCGTGGCTGCTTTTTCGGGGCGGTGGGCGATGAAATCAGCAGGTCTGCCAGCAGTGTATCActttttagtgaaaaaattatGCTTCTTTCGAAAGATGTTGGTTTAAGCAAAAAGGTTTCAATCAAAGTATGACCAGGCTGTAATTTATAGAGCAGGATCGGATGAAATAGGAACTCTAATCGTGATTCTAACCTTAACGGGTTCTTGTTTTTCATAAGAATGAATTAATGGAGACTTGCGTTGCACGATATTGTGCAGTAGGCCGTGGCAGCCGCACCAGTTGACCATAAATATGTCAAAAAGGTCGCATAGAAGCGTGTGAACGGCTCTAATAAAAGATATTTTCTTGAGAACCAATTACTGATCGAATTATTCACGCgttttatttgcatttttccatttgaCGATTTTGACAGGGTGATTATCATCTTATTTCGATTTGAACGTTCAATAATTTCTTATACGGAGCATATTGGATCTAGAATCTGATCTAGGGCAACCTAGTTTTAATGTGGCGTGAGTACTGCCTGCGTTTATCCGTTTATCTGGAGATCAGTTATGGACTAGTGTATTGAATTAGAAAATGCGTTGTTATACCAAAAGTCCAATTTGGTTCTGATCAAAAAGCTAAGCCGAAGTTTTTTGAGTCGTACGAAATTGCCAGTTCCACTCGATTGAAAGTACAGTATCACAGTAAGCATTTACGTAATACCGTATCGCGtaaggaaacaaaaataaacataagtGTAGTGTAATTACGTAGTTTTAGATTGCGAAATTTATCGTGAAAGGAAGCGAAAATTAACCTGAGAGTAGTATAATAACATGATTTTAAAGTGATCAAATCGACTCTCCTTTCTTTAGTGAGTGTGCCAAGCTTGGTGAAAAGTGGTGAAATTCGGTGCACAGCGTACCTTGCATCCAATGACTCGATTGA encodes:
- the LOC129725348 gene encoding peroxidase; this translates as MMLFVVATALLALTQTNAINVATSYSVIHHEQPQARVLSKPSLYAPSAHLVHSSPHYAPLIGKTKYTVPFLSAYNPVTQCPAPPVCSHSRYRTLDGSCNNLQNPTWGTPNRPYGRLLTPKYGDGISTPTTSVTGEELPNARLVSLIVFGEEDVPDPQFTLANMQWGQIMTHDMSLQAGGTQSKKHATRCCTDDGKLIGKSNAPSTCYPIIVPDNDPAHSQTGTECINFVRTLTTRQDQCTPSHPSEPAEQLTTVTSWLDLSLVYGNSDQQNAGLRAFHGGRMATVVRDGYEWPPNSPNATTDCDLVSRNEVCYLAGDSRVNQNPGLTILQIMLLREHNRIADQLQKYNPHWDDELLFQEARRINVAQYQHINYYEWLPIFLGKENMLKNRLIYNAKGGDYINDYDPSQDPAVLNSHSTAAFRYFHSQIEGRLDLVSEVRKPTGSLRLSDWFNRPSIIEAGDNYDFLTRGLATQPEELADINFDAEIKHFLFRRGRPFGGDLRAFDVQRNRDHGLAGYNDYREFCGFKRAHSWEDLLDLISAQDVSKLQSLYNSVDDIDLTVGGSIEAHVNGALAGPTFLCILTEQFYRTRVADRFFYERGDKEIAFTREQLAELRKASMARLFCDNGNHVASMQPKAFWRPSSHNQVVPCSQIPEVDLSMWKDLSHDNSLHSFYYYHDYKK